From the genome of Saccharicrinis carchari, one region includes:
- a CDS encoding glycoside hydrolase family 97 protein — MKKQFLFILIVLISFSVKAEEIKSPNGKFLLNFDVKEGVPVYQLQLNGKVVIKESKLGLELKDTESLLDGFELSNTGKSTFDETWQPVWGEVKEIRNHYNEMVVTLKQNATERTMLIRFRLFNDGLGFRYEFPEQDNLIYFVIKEEKTQFAMTGDHKAFWIPGDFDTQEYSYTTSKLSEIRGLMDEAITPNASQTPFSDTGVQTSLMMKTDDGLFINLHEAALVEYSCMHLELDDENMVFESYLTPDARGDKGHMQAPCHTPWRTVIASDDAADILMSHITLNLNEPCAYENTSWIKPVKYIGVWWEMITGKSSWAYADIPSVKLGETDYSKVEPNDTHAANTAHVKMHIDFAAEHGFDAVLVEGWNEGWEDWFGKSKDYVFDFVTPYPDFDLELLRDYAKSKGVRLMMHHETSGSVRNYERHLDQAYQFMVDNGYNSVKSGYVGDIIPRGETHYGQWMVNHYLYAVKKAADYKIMVNAHEAVRPTGLSRTYPNLIGNESARGTEYESFGGNSPDHTTILPFTRLIGGPMDYTPGIFETDISKYNPDNTSYVRSTIARQLALYVTMYSPLQMAADLPETYNKYLDAFQFIKDVPLDWDDTKVLEAEPGDYITYARKEKGSDNWFVGRTNDEEARTSSIKLDFLTPGKKYIATIYSDKKEAHYKDNPKAYQIKQKTVSSNTKLKQYCAPGGGYAISIIEKK, encoded by the coding sequence ATGAAGAAGCAATTTTTATTTATTTTAATTGTTTTAATATCCTTCAGTGTTAAGGCGGAGGAAATTAAATCGCCAAACGGGAAATTCCTGTTAAATTTTGACGTAAAAGAAGGGGTACCCGTTTACCAACTCCAGCTCAACGGCAAAGTAGTTATTAAAGAAAGCAAGCTGGGTTTGGAGCTTAAAGATACGGAGTCTTTACTGGATGGATTTGAGCTGAGCAATACAGGTAAATCTACCTTTGACGAAACCTGGCAGCCAGTATGGGGCGAGGTAAAGGAAATTAGGAATCATTATAATGAAATGGTGGTTACCTTGAAGCAAAATGCTACCGAACGTACTATGCTTATCCGTTTTCGTTTGTTCAATGATGGACTGGGATTCCGTTATGAGTTCCCGGAGCAGGACAATCTGATTTATTTTGTGATAAAGGAAGAGAAAACACAATTTGCCATGACCGGCGATCATAAAGCTTTTTGGATACCCGGCGATTTTGACACCCAGGAATACTCTTACACGACCTCAAAACTATCTGAAATCAGAGGTTTGATGGATGAGGCTATTACGCCCAACGCTTCGCAAACACCATTTTCAGATACCGGGGTACAAACCTCCCTCATGATGAAAACAGACGATGGGCTGTTCATTAACCTGCACGAGGCGGCTTTAGTGGAGTATTCCTGTATGCACTTAGAGCTGGATGACGAAAACATGGTTTTTGAGTCGTACCTTACTCCCGATGCCCGCGGCGACAAAGGACACATGCAGGCGCCCTGCCATACCCCATGGCGTACCGTTATTGCAAGTGATGATGCAGCTGATATTTTGATGTCGCACATTACCCTTAACTTAAATGAGCCATGTGCTTATGAAAACACCTCGTGGATAAAGCCGGTAAAATACATTGGCGTTTGGTGGGAGATGATTACCGGAAAAAGCAGCTGGGCTTATGCCGATATACCCAGCGTAAAATTGGGCGAAACGGATTACTCCAAAGTAGAACCCAACGACACACATGCAGCCAACACGGCCCATGTTAAAATGCATATCGACTTTGCCGCAGAGCATGGTTTTGATGCCGTATTGGTAGAAGGTTGGAACGAAGGTTGGGAAGATTGGTTTGGCAAATCGAAGGATTACGTGTTCGACTTTGTTACGCCGTATCCCGATTTTGATTTGGAGCTGCTGCGCGACTATGCAAAAAGCAAAGGAGTACGCCTCATGATGCATCACGAAACATCCGGATCCGTGCGTAACTATGAGCGCCATTTGGACCAGGCTTATCAATTTATGGTAGATAATGGATATAATTCGGTAAAGAGCGGTTACGTGGGCGATATCATCCCCCGTGGCGAAACGCATTACGGCCAATGGATGGTGAACCATTATTTATATGCGGTAAAAAAAGCAGCCGATTATAAAATCATGGTCAATGCGCACGAAGCGGTACGCCCAACAGGCTTGAGCCGTACCTATCCCAACCTGATTGGTAACGAATCGGCTCGTGGCACCGAGTATGAATCCTTTGGCGGCAACAGCCCCGATCATACAACAATACTGCCATTTACCCGATTGATTGGCGGACCGATGGATTATACGCCCGGCATCTTCGAAACCGATATCAGCAAATACAATCCCGACAACACATCGTATGTGCGCAGTACCATTGCCCGTCAGTTGGCGCTATACGTTACCATGTACAGTCCATTGCAAATGGCGGCCGACTTGCCTGAGACTTATAATAAATACCTGGATGCTTTTCAGTTTATTAAAGATGTGCCTTTAGATTGGGACGACACCAAAGTTTTGGAAGCCGAACCGGGCGATTACATTACTTATGCGCGAAAAGAAAAGGGATCAGACAATTGGTTCGTTGGCCGTACTAACGATGAGGAGGCACGTACCTCAAGCATAAAACTGGATTTTCTTACACCGGGTAAAAAATATATTGCTACCATTTACAGCGATAAAAAAGAGGCCCATTACAAGGACAATCCTAAAGCTTATCAGATTAAGCAAAAAACGGTAAGCAGCAATACAAAACTGAAGCAATATTGTGCTCCGGGTGGAGGTTATGCCATTAGCATTATAGAGAAAAAATAA